TGTACAGAAGTGCCCGATGCCTGcgaggggccggggctgggcactggggggggggcccagctccagctgccggGGGCATCGGACACGGGGGGGTTCACACAAACACGGGGGTGCGGGCTGGGGAGGAGTGTATCAATTCCCtgctcggggtggggggggggggctgagaCATTCATTCTTCACCTGCTGCCCCGTGGGGGGGGGGAGCCTGGACACGAGTCTGGACTGAACCCCTctcggggtggggggctgtggtggaggGCGGGGGGATTTGTGCCCCCACAGCCTCACTGGtggcaccccaccccccccccccaagcccagcagcgggggagccggggggctCCCAGTGTGCGTGGTGCTGCTGGCACGGGGTGGGGGCGCAggaccaccccacccccccctccccattttgctgggagcagagggagctCCGGGGAGGGGACAgcgggcagggagcaggggcgCGGGGCAGGAcgccccccccggggctgcctctgccctctcccagggcagcagggagggagaggagcgggggggggggggctccgcTCGCACCACAGGAGACCCACGGCCGGTGCCCGAGGGGGGTTCAGTGCCGAGTCCGTCCGGGGCCCGGCGCAGCAGCGCAGCGTtccctggggagcagccagccacggctccctccccatcccttctTTACCCAGATTTGTAGCCCACGAGCTGCATGAGGCCCTTTGTGCTCATGGACTTGGGTCTCTCCAGGGGGAAGCCCAGCGCCCGGCTCCAGATCAGCTGCGAGAGGACGCCCAGGGCCCGCGAGACCCCGAAGAGCACCGTGTAGTAGTTCATCTCCTTCATCCCATAGTactgcagggagggggggggggggggcgttagggcagggcagcctggcaggaggGGGCACCCCGGAGCCCTCTGCACCCCCccctggggagcggggctgggacGGGGACCCCCGggctcacctgcagcagcaccccacTGTGGGCGTCCACGTTGGGCCAGGGGTTCTTGGCcttgccctgctccagcagcacgTTGGGGACGATCTTGTAGAGCTGAGCCACCAGCTTGAACATGGGGTCCTTGGGCAGGTGCTTGAGGGCGAACTCCCGCTGGCAGGTGTAGCGGGGGTCCGTCTTCCGCAGCACCGCGTGCCCATACCCTGGCACCACCTGCGAGAATCAGGGGGGGTCAGAGCCTGCTGCCGGCacgccccctccccccgccgcagtcccccccccccaggcagggCCAGACTCACCCTGCCGGAGTTAAGCGTGTTCCAGATGAATTCCCGCAGCTTCTCATCCGACACCTCCTGGCCCAGCTCCTTCTGCAGGTTGGTCAGCCAGAGCAGCACCTCCTGCGGGCACGGCAAGCCGAGCAGGGGGTGAGGGCAGTGGCACGCGgacaggcagacagacagacagacggCCGCGCCAAGGTGCCCACCTGGTTGGCGAGGCCGTGCAGGGGCCCAGCCAGCCCATTCATGGCGGCAGCAAAGGCGAGGTACGGGTCGGAGAGGGCACTGCCGACCAGGTGGCTGGTGTGCGCGCTCACGTTTCCCCCCTCGTGGTCACTGCAGGGGCAAGGAGCAGGGCGTCAGgcctcccccacccccgccgAGGGCCCCCACAGCCACGGGGGACACCCCCCGGGGGGCCACGATGTTCCCAGCCCTACCCCAGGGCTGCCCGTGGCCCCACGCCGCGTTCCCGGTGACGCCCCCAGAGCAGCCCGGGCATGTCCCGGGACCCGGTCCCATCCTTGGCCGCGGGGCTGGGAGTGGTGCTGAGCTCCCACCTGCTCCGGCTGCTCCTCCCGGCCCCGTACCTGTGGATGGTGAGGTAGAGCCGCATCAGCTCAATGAACTGGGGGTCGGTGTAGCCCAGCATGTTGGTAAAGTTGTGGGACCAGTCGAGGTTGGGGTCGATGGCCCCGATGCTGCTGCCCTCGCGGTACAAGTTGCGGTAGATCTTTGCGGCAACGCAAGGCAGCTTGGCGATCAGGTCCATGGCGTCCTCGTAGACAAACTGGGACAGACTGGGTAAGACAGCGCGGCTGCTCTCCCCGGGGGGCCACAAGCCTTTGACCCCCCAGACCCAAACCTGCACCCACACCCAGGCTCACGCTCCGAGttgggatggctgagcacccccCCCGGCACCGCGCCCCTTCCCCCCCAGTACCTCCCAGTATTTGACACGGTGGATGCCCTCAGCGTAGGCACGCGCAAACTTGCTCTCGCTGTTGAGCGCGGTGATGGCGGCGCTCAGCTGGGACATGGGGTGCAGGTTGGTGGGGAAGTTGTCCAGCATGGTCACCACGTGCGAGGGCAGCGCTGCACGCCGGGCCCACTCGCGGGACAGCCAGCTCACCTGCGGGGGGGGCATGGGGGCTGAGCCGCGGGGCAGGGGACCGGCAGcacacccccccacctccaccaGAGCCCCGGCGTGTTACCTGCTCCTGGGTGGGCACGTCTCCCGTCACCAGCAGCCAGAAGAGCCCCTCGGGCAGCGGTTCCTCTCCCCCCGCAGCTTTGGGCAGCAGCTTCTGGCACTCGGGGATGCTGTACCCGCGGAAGCGGATGCCCTAAAGAGCCCGGCACAAGCATCAGCTGCCGTGGCATCACCCACGCCGGGCAGGTGCCTGAGcagggcaggatcaggccctaCCTCATCGGGATCCAGAACCGAGGTCTCGTATATGAGCCCCTTCATGCCCCTCATCCCGCCGTACACCTGCAGAAGGGCGGGGGAGGCGGTTACCGGCTGTGGCACTGCCGGCAGCCCCGGCGTGGCCTGACCACAGCGTCGCCCCGCTCACCATGTCCACCGTGATCTGCCCGATGGCCGTGCTGCCGTGCTGCTGCCTGAAGCTCTTGATTTTCGCCTGCTCCTTGGGGATCATGCTGGCAAGGACATCTTTCAGGTtctgggaagaggggagggggcggtgAGCCCTGGCACCTGCGGCAGGGCCAAGCACGTGCCCCCACCACCGGAGAGGGGTAACGGCAGCGGGGGCTCCTCTTACCGTGGCGGCGCTGGGGCATGGCGGGCGGCAAAGAGGACACACAGTGCATTCTGTGGAAGAGCAGACACACAGACTCGGTGTTACCTGGGGAGAGCCCCACCGTGCGCCCCAGCGGCCCCATCTTTAGGGAGGGGTACCCATAGAAGCAGTCCCCAGCCCTggagcacccccagccctggagc
Above is a window of Falco biarmicus isolate bFalBia1 chromosome 19, bFalBia1.pri, whole genome shotgun sequence DNA encoding:
- the CS gene encoding LOW QUALITY PROTEIN: citrate synthase, mitochondrial (The sequence of the model RefSeq protein was modified relative to this genomic sequence to represent the inferred CDS: inserted 1 base in 1 codon), whose translation is MTSRTAAGDVTSGGVAPRLTPPHPTIRRTRRPPIAWPPLPRCLICLGPPRVARRSQSEASRPRWGGQGRGYANNQLGAAPRPARCAEDPRPPPPPPPLAPAPLPPGPAPRPLPLPALLRPGPGAAMTLLAAGSRAAARLRGPKNALCVLFAARHAXSAATNLKDVLASMIPKEQAKIKSFRQQHGSTAIGQITVDMVYGGMRGMKGLIYETSVLDPDEGIRFRGYSIPECQKLLPKAAGGEEPLPEGLFWLLVTGDVPTQEQVSWLSREWARRAALPSHVVTMLDNFPTNLHPMSQLSAAITALNSESKFARAYAEGIHRVKYWEFVYEDAMDLIAKLPCVAAKIYRNLYREGSSIGAIDPNLDWSHNFTNMLGYTDPQFIELMRLYLTIHSDHEGGNVSAHTSHLVGSALSDPYLAFAAAMNGLAGPLHGLANQEVLLWLTNLQKELGQEVSDEKLREFIWNTLNSGRVVPGYGHAVLRKTDPRYTCQREFALKHLPKDPMFKLVAQLYKIVPNVLLEQGKAKNPWPNVDAHSGVLLQYYGMKEMNYYTVLFGVSRALGVLSQLIWSRALGFPLERPKSMSTKGLMQLVGYKSG